One genomic region from Marinomonas maritima encodes:
- a CDS encoding pseudouridine synthase has protein sequence MAISEHPSKLSLPQTNPGVVTVLEYLIIKFPYVDAQIWQQRMADGKVHWHDGSLINAQSRFQPQQRVYYYREVENEPRIPFKETILFQDKHILVAYKPHFLAVTPGGIYVNECLQNRLRRSTGIESLQALHRLDRVTAGLVMFSVNPDTRHDYHRLFETRQIHKTYQAIASISSDDHLIDKKWDIRNRIVPSEPRFLMQVTKGEANSHSMIRCVQQTTQQALFELHPVTGKTHQLRLHMQTLGWPILNDKYYPQLQPQSADNYSAPLQLLAKELQFIDPITQHSRHFRYDGDLLLDQNN, from the coding sequence ATGGCTATTTCTGAACATCCCTCAAAACTGAGTTTACCGCAGACGAATCCCGGCGTCGTCACCGTATTAGAATACCTAATCATTAAGTTTCCTTATGTTGATGCGCAGATATGGCAACAGCGCATGGCCGATGGCAAAGTACATTGGCACGACGGTTCACTGATAAACGCGCAATCACGCTTTCAGCCACAGCAACGGGTTTACTATTACAGGGAAGTCGAAAACGAACCCCGCATTCCTTTTAAAGAAACGATACTCTTTCAGGATAAGCATATTTTAGTGGCTTATAAACCTCACTTTCTCGCCGTTACACCCGGTGGTATTTATGTGAATGAGTGTCTGCAAAATCGTTTACGCCGCAGCACAGGTATTGAGAGTTTACAGGCCTTACACCGTTTAGACAGAGTGACAGCCGGTTTAGTGATGTTCTCTGTTAATCCAGACACTCGCCATGATTATCATCGGTTATTTGAAACGCGACAAATACACAAAACCTATCAGGCCATAGCAAGCATCAGTAGCGATGACCATTTAATCGATAAAAAGTGGGACATTAGGAATCGTATCGTGCCGTCTGAACCACGCTTTCTCATGCAAGTGACTAAAGGCGAAGCTAACAGTCATTCGATGATTCGATGCGTGCAACAAACAACTCAGCAAGCACTGTTTGAACTGCACCCAGTGACAGGTAAAACCCATCAGTTGCGTCTACATATGCAAACACTGGGTTGGCCGATTCTGAATGATAAATATTACCCACAACTACAACCTCAATCAGCGGATAATTATTCAGCACCATTGCAGTTACTGGCCAAGGAACTTCAGTTTATTGATCCAATCACTCAGCATTCTAGACACTTTCGTTATGACGGCGATTTGCTATTAGACCAAAATAACTAG
- the thiE gene encoding thiamine phosphate synthase: MNPYRLYLVTDDQQDLETLKAVVTGAIAGGVTMVQVREKHGDVRAFIERAFAVKAILQGTGVPLIINDRVDVALAVDADGVHLGQSDMPADIARRLIGKNKLLGLSIENEQQLIDAESLPIDYVGLSAIFATPTKSNTKKEWGIEGLRNAVAQSSFPIVAIGGINASNLDAIIGTNVDGVALVSAICHAPSPKQAARALLKQMG, encoded by the coding sequence ATGAACCCGTATCGTTTGTATTTAGTCACCGATGATCAGCAAGATCTAGAAACGTTAAAAGCCGTGGTAACAGGCGCCATTGCTGGTGGCGTGACTATGGTTCAAGTACGCGAAAAGCACGGTGACGTACGCGCTTTTATTGAAAGGGCATTTGCGGTCAAAGCCATTTTGCAGGGCACAGGCGTGCCTTTAATCATCAATGACCGAGTCGATGTTGCTTTAGCGGTGGACGCTGACGGCGTGCACCTTGGTCAATCTGATATGCCTGCAGACATTGCGCGTCGTTTGATTGGCAAAAACAAACTGCTTGGTCTTTCTATTGAAAACGAACAACAGCTTATTGACGCTGAATCCTTGCCGATTGACTATGTAGGGTTAAGCGCCATTTTTGCCACACCAACAAAAAGCAACACCAAAAAAGAATGGGGAATAGAGGGGCTGCGCAACGCCGTGGCGCAAAGCTCTTTTCCAATCGTTGCGATCGGCGGCATTAATGCGTCTAACCTAGACGCTATTATTGGCACTAACGTCGATGGCGTTGCGCTGGTTTCTGCGATTTGTCACGCGCCAAGCCCGAAACAAGCGGCAAGGGCTTTATTGAAACAGATGGGCTGA
- the thiM gene encoding hydroxyethylthiazole kinase, with protein MNIEMIINALHAVREQKPLVVNITNYVVMNNTANALLAIGASPIMAHSREEMAEMMSFSGALVVNIGTLDSLWIPRMMVAVEQANNHNKVVVLDPVGCGASKLRTQTSRQIADAANKLIIRGNASEIIALAGEQGTSKGVDSTDSSEAAVGAAQYLAKTYQCNVVVSGQTDFIITADRQIKLNNGHVMMPYVTGMGCTLSALTGAFAAVGEETGLAAAAVLGVAGEIAAEQSKGPGSLQLNLLDALYLLDEETLIQRLKMS; from the coding sequence ATGAATATCGAGATGATTATTAACGCACTGCATGCCGTGCGTGAGCAGAAACCACTGGTGGTGAATATCACTAATTACGTGGTGATGAACAACACGGCCAACGCGTTGCTGGCTATTGGTGCTTCCCCAATCATGGCGCACTCCCGTGAAGAAATGGCGGAGATGATGTCCTTTTCCGGCGCCTTAGTGGTTAATATTGGAACCTTAGACAGCCTTTGGATACCGCGTATGATGGTCGCGGTAGAGCAAGCGAATAACCACAATAAAGTCGTTGTACTTGATCCGGTTGGCTGTGGTGCGAGTAAACTGCGCACACAAACATCTCGGCAGATTGCTGACGCTGCGAACAAGTTGATTATTCGTGGTAATGCATCTGAAATCATCGCCTTGGCGGGAGAGCAAGGGACAAGCAAAGGCGTCGACTCAACGGACAGCAGTGAAGCCGCTGTCGGTGCCGCGCAATACTTGGCAAAAACCTACCAATGTAATGTGGTTGTCTCAGGGCAAACGGATTTTATTATTACCGCTGACCGCCAAATTAAGCTTAATAACGGCCATGTTATGATGCCATATGTTACTGGAATGGGTTGCACACTGAGCGCATTAACTGGCGCGTTTGCCGCTGTCGGCGAAGAAACCGGCTTAGCGGCCGCTGCGGTTTTGGGTGTCGCGGGTGAAATCGCCGCAGAGCAATCCAAAGGCCCGGGGAGCTTACAGCTTAATTTGTTAGACGCCTTGTATTTGTTGGATGAAGAAACATTGATTCAACGGCTTAAAATGAGCTGA
- a CDS encoding VOC family protein, whose protein sequence is MKVMRIVSNVAAVNTDEAKVFYESILGLSLIMDHGWIKTYSSDIEMTVQISVASEGGSGTAVPDLSIEVDDLDTVLDRMVAENINIEYGPVSEPWGVRRFFVRDPFGKLVNVLMHE, encoded by the coding sequence ATGAAAGTAATGCGAATTGTCTCGAATGTGGCGGCAGTCAATACCGATGAGGCCAAAGTGTTTTATGAATCAATATTGGGTCTCAGTCTTATTATGGATCATGGTTGGATAAAAACGTACAGCTCGGACATAGAAATGACAGTTCAAATAAGCGTGGCGTCTGAAGGTGGTTCGGGAACCGCTGTCCCTGATCTATCGATAGAAGTAGATGACCTTGATACAGTCTTGGATAGAATGGTTGCCGAAAATATCAATATTGAATATGGACCTGTTTCCGAACCTTGGGGAGTTCGTCGGTTCTTCGTACGAGACCCTTTTGGTAAGCTTGTTAATGTACTCATGCATGAGTAA
- the yqfB gene encoding N(4)-acetylcytidine aminohydrolase yields the protein MSLSKITFFERFEADILSGKKTITIRDEAEKDYAPNSVVQVSTYENDRWFCALKIQSVDAIAFSQLSEFHAQQENMTLPELKNVIQEIYPDVERLYVISYELIG from the coding sequence TTGAGCCTGTCTAAAATAACGTTTTTCGAACGATTCGAAGCCGATATATTATCAGGCAAGAAAACCATCACCATTCGTGATGAAGCAGAAAAAGACTATGCACCGAACAGCGTGGTACAAGTGTCCACCTATGAAAATGATCGATGGTTTTGCGCATTGAAAATCCAATCTGTTGACGCTATTGCCTTCAGCCAACTGTCGGAATTTCATGCCCAACAAGAAAATATGACACTGCCAGAACTGAAAAACGTCATCCAAGAAATATATCCAGATGTTGAACGCCTGTATGTGATTTCATATGAATTGATTGGTTAG
- a CDS encoding ABC transporter substrate-binding protein codes for MNKKMLLSSIVLAASLLSVTGQAQAEEKKLTLMLDWFVNPNHGPIVIAKQRGYFKDQGLEVEIQEPSDPSTPAKLVAAGNVDLAVSYQPNLTMDVAAGLPLIRAATLIATPLNTLTVLDNNTIDGIADLKGKKIGISVAGNEEAIVGTMLKTHGVKYEDVQIINIGWALSTSLASGKVDATWGGFRNFEANQLALEGIEAKAFFPEEHGVPVYDELVFVANANSYDKMAIQGFNKAIEQATIYIVNHPQASWNEFVAYKPDTLNNELNELAWKATLTRFALRPSAVDLKRYDDYAQFMYDQKIISTLPKAKDYVPSFQ; via the coding sequence ATGAATAAAAAAATGCTATTAAGCAGTATCGTACTTGCTGCGTCTTTGTTGTCTGTCACTGGACAAGCACAAGCAGAAGAGAAAAAACTCACCTTGATGTTAGATTGGTTTGTAAACCCAAATCATGGCCCTATCGTGATTGCCAAGCAGCGAGGTTATTTTAAGGACCAAGGTCTTGAGGTGGAAATTCAAGAGCCCTCTGATCCAAGCACGCCAGCGAAGCTAGTGGCCGCGGGTAATGTCGATTTAGCCGTATCTTACCAACCTAATTTAACCATGGATGTGGCCGCTGGTTTGCCGCTGATTCGTGCAGCAACCTTGATCGCAACACCATTGAACACGCTTACCGTACTGGACAATAACACCATCGATGGCATCGCTGACTTGAAGGGTAAAAAAATCGGTATCTCTGTGGCCGGTAACGAAGAAGCGATTGTCGGCACCATGTTGAAAACACACGGTGTGAAATATGAAGATGTACAAATCATTAATATCGGTTGGGCACTGTCGACGTCTCTTGCGTCAGGAAAAGTGGATGCAACATGGGGTGGTTTCCGTAACTTTGAAGCCAATCAATTGGCGTTAGAAGGCATAGAAGCAAAAGCCTTTTTCCCAGAAGAACACGGCGTGCCTGTTTATGATGAACTGGTCTTTGTTGCCAATGCGAACAGCTACGACAAAATGGCGATTCAAGGCTTCAATAAAGCGATCGAGCAAGCCACGATCTACATCGTTAATCATCCGCAAGCGTCATGGAACGAGTTTGTAGCGTACAAACCAGACACTTTAAACAACGAACTAAATGAATTGGCTTGGAAAGCAACGTTGACGCGTTTTGCGTTGCGTCCTTCAGCGGTAGACTTGAAACGTTATGACGACTATGCCCAATTTATGTATGACCAAAAAATCATTAGCACGTTACCAAAAGCCAAAGACTACGTGCCGAGTTTTCAATAA
- a CDS encoding 3'-5' exonuclease produces MERPTKEQILELPLYVGLDLSDIKIIENEQDATDALKELENETCLGFDTESKPIFRKGEVSPGPALIQLATQSKAFLFPTRFPAAVAAVSQILSNANIKKVGFGLKGDNKELRNKLNIDIVNTQDLSVTLKNLAGEKNSIGARAAVAMVLKARLGKGAQKSNWGAYPLKKNQIQYAANDAHSAICIEQTLNRKNSKRKEL; encoded by the coding sequence ATGGAACGTCCTACTAAGGAACAGATTCTTGAGTTGCCTTTGTATGTTGGTCTTGATCTTTCAGATATCAAGATCATTGAAAATGAACAGGATGCTACAGACGCACTGAAAGAATTGGAAAACGAAACGTGCTTGGGATTCGATACGGAAAGCAAACCTATTTTTCGTAAAGGTGAGGTGAGTCCTGGACCTGCGTTAATCCAACTGGCAACGCAATCAAAGGCATTTTTATTTCCAACTCGATTTCCCGCCGCTGTTGCTGCGGTTTCGCAAATATTAAGCAATGCCAACATCAAAAAAGTCGGGTTTGGTCTTAAAGGTGATAATAAAGAGCTGCGCAATAAATTGAATATAGACATAGTCAATACGCAAGATTTATCGGTTACGTTAAAAAATTTAGCCGGAGAAAAAAACAGCATTGGCGCACGAGCCGCTGTTGCCATGGTACTAAAAGCACGTCTAGGAAAAGGCGCTCAAAAATCAAACTGGGGTGCGTATCCACTTAAGAAAAACCAGATTCAGTATGCTGCTAATGATGCACATTCGGCTATCTGTATTGAACAAACATTGAATCGAAAAAATAGTAAAAGGAAAGAGCTTTGA
- a CDS encoding tetratricopeptide repeat protein: MNTKIYKEVLFLAKELMSCAHKKDQTGFDTYYEELKAICNDNDDTDKDHPVQWETLGDFTDDLELAVSIYDKALLKAAAMNSKDYLSSIGFSAALLKIELGEKASAIEYLEQAKIHSNKIIDKELKAEIHDLLKELKEA, from the coding sequence ATGAACACGAAAATATACAAAGAAGTCCTTTTTCTAGCCAAAGAATTAATGAGTTGCGCTCATAAAAAGGATCAAACTGGCTTTGATACTTATTATGAAGAATTGAAGGCAATCTGTAACGACAACGACGATACGGACAAAGATCATCCAGTACAGTGGGAAACACTGGGGGATTTCACCGATGATTTAGAATTGGCGGTTTCTATTTACGATAAAGCGCTGTTGAAAGCCGCCGCGATGAATTCAAAAGACTACCTATCATCGATTGGCTTTTCGGCCGCATTGCTGAAAATAGAATTGGGTGAGAAAGCGAGTGCCATTGAATATTTGGAACAAGCCAAAATCCACAGCAATAAAATCATCGATAAAGAACTGAAAGCTGAAATACATGACCTCTTAAAAGAGCTGAAAGAAGCGTAA
- a CDS encoding alpha/beta hydrolase family protein, whose product MSAIILLKGTKMSRFFVFIFGVLIFNPFSYAEEIFFENGQDRLSGHYLENTNGQPAKAVLLFVHGDGAMSYDADGYYGIIWERLRENGYAIFSWDKPGVGDSSGNWLEQRMTERQSEVLAAIDLVQDEYHFSAKNTGLVGFSQAGWILPALANKPSKVGFIIGIGFATNWVEQGSYLTKIRHQIAGSNKNEITSALDAYMKDISFFQKNPSYSEYLTYAGEYAMEKDRYNFVLNNFNADARHDYSQIKVPSLFLWGEKDLNVNAKQEFEWWQSQSNKLVTTKLIENANHGMLNSNSFDSQNMGFWQWIKLMWLEEGAFSPDFLPTVLAWLEQRNI is encoded by the coding sequence ATGTCAGCCATCATTCTCCTAAAAGGTACAAAAATGAGTAGGTTCTTTGTTTTTATATTTGGAGTATTAATTTTCAATCCATTTAGCTACGCAGAAGAAATATTTTTTGAAAACGGACAGGATAGGTTATCAGGCCATTACCTAGAAAATACTAACGGACAGCCAGCCAAAGCAGTATTACTCTTTGTTCATGGTGATGGCGCTATGTCGTATGATGCCGATGGGTACTACGGCATTATCTGGGAGCGATTAAGGGAAAATGGATATGCCATTTTTAGCTGGGACAAGCCCGGTGTAGGTGATTCCTCCGGAAACTGGCTTGAGCAACGTATGACTGAACGTCAATCGGAGGTTCTAGCGGCTATTGATTTAGTACAAGATGAATATCACTTTTCAGCGAAAAACACAGGCTTAGTTGGTTTTAGCCAAGCTGGTTGGATATTGCCTGCTTTGGCAAATAAGCCATCAAAAGTGGGCTTTATTATAGGCATAGGGTTTGCGACTAATTGGGTTGAACAAGGTTCCTATCTTACAAAAATTCGTCATCAAATAGCCGGTAGCAATAAAAATGAAATCACCTCAGCGCTAGATGCTTACATGAAAGACATTTCGTTTTTTCAAAAAAATCCTTCTTATAGCGAATATTTAACCTATGCTGGCGAATATGCCATGGAAAAAGATCGTTATAACTTTGTCCTAAATAACTTTAATGCTGATGCACGCCATGACTATTCACAAATAAAAGTACCAAGCTTATTTTTGTGGGGTGAAAAAGATCTAAATGTAAATGCTAAGCAAGAATTTGAATGGTGGCAATCTCAGAGTAATAAATTAGTGACAACAAAACTAATAGAGAATGCAAACCATGGAATGTTGAATTCAAATTCATTCGACAGCCAAAATATGGGATTTTGGCAATGGATAAAGCTTATGTGGTTAGAGGAAGGTGCTTTTTCTCCAGATTTTCTACCTACTGTTTTGGCGTGGTTAGAACAACGAAACATCTAA
- a CDS encoding IS4 family transposase encodes MNATSILNKILPFVSPNMHKTRRKALSACVLSLAQGNLCTVTSIGRGIQSKAYEKHRIKRSDRLLSNPNLHREALSVYAYICRLFVIQTRPIISVDSSDLDARGQHFLIRASTAFEGRSITLYEEVHDKLTKEKPKTHRQFLSVLKALLPSKAKPIIVTDAGFKTPWLDEVVKQGWDYVGRVRRPRKYYDDSLQAWRCISTLFSSANQKPKHLELKHRQSSPITNQFVLYKSPPKGRHSINQKGKRRASLSSLTAARGAKEPWLLVSSLPVNRLFAKRCVKAYETRMQIEEGFRDMKSSRFGLGFELSYTSKIERLSNLILLTTVTALLLVLVGKVIELAGYAKRFQVNTLRKRRVLSHFYLGKRAIMTRFQISKKEWQDGIRQLVQQLKQGAYS; translated from the coding sequence ATGAACGCGACATCTATTCTGAACAAAATCCTTCCATTTGTCAGCCCAAATATGCATAAAACTCGACGCAAGGCGCTATCAGCTTGTGTACTCAGCTTAGCGCAAGGCAATCTTTGCACCGTGACTAGTATCGGTCGAGGCATCCAATCAAAAGCGTACGAAAAGCATCGCATTAAACGCTCAGACCGATTGCTCTCCAACCCGAATTTACACCGCGAAGCATTATCGGTTTACGCTTATATCTGCCGACTCTTTGTGATTCAAACGCGTCCAATCATTAGCGTGGACTCGTCTGATTTAGATGCTCGTGGACAACACTTTCTCATTCGTGCCAGTACGGCTTTTGAGGGGCGATCCATTACGCTTTATGAAGAAGTGCATGACAAGCTCACAAAAGAAAAGCCTAAAACACATCGACAATTTTTAAGTGTTTTAAAAGCACTGCTTCCAAGTAAAGCAAAGCCCATCATTGTAACGGATGCTGGATTTAAGACACCTTGGTTAGATGAAGTTGTGAAACAGGGCTGGGATTATGTCGGACGAGTTAGAAGGCCGCGTAAGTACTATGATGACTCGCTTCAAGCTTGGCGCTGCATATCCACTTTGTTCTCTAGTGCTAATCAAAAACCTAAGCATCTAGAGCTTAAACATCGTCAATCTAGTCCGATCACCAATCAGTTTGTTCTTTACAAGAGCCCACCTAAAGGGCGTCACTCCATCAATCAAAAAGGTAAAAGACGTGCTTCTTTATCTTCGCTTACCGCAGCCAGAGGGGCAAAAGAACCTTGGTTATTAGTGTCTTCTCTTCCCGTGAACCGTCTTTTTGCTAAACGTTGCGTCAAAGCATATGAAACGAGAATGCAAATTGAAGAAGGTTTTCGCGATATGAAAAGCAGCCGATTCGGCTTGGGATTTGAGTTGAGTTATACATCAAAGATAGAACGGCTGAGCAACTTAATCCTGCTTACAACTGTCACTGCGCTTCTGCTTGTTTTAGTCGGTAAAGTCATAGAGCTAGCGGGCTATGCAAAACGCTTCCAAGTGAATACTCTACGTAAGCGAAGAGTTCTGTCACACTTTTACCTTGGGAAACGAGCCATTATGACTCGTTTCCAGATATCAAAAAAGGAATGGCAGGACGGCATCAGGCAACTAGTCCAGCAGCTAAAACAAGGAGCCTATTCATGA
- a CDS encoding GNAT family N-acetyltransferase, whose product MQYRIANMDDLEGIAQLHAESWRNSYRGIFPDDFLDHDVWDERHNAWASRLSSPKKNQHIIVATDNDEIYGFICAFGHESTQWGTFIDNLHVSNAAQGKGIGKQLLYLIAEWVDNAFEHKGLYLEVLEDNVGAQHFYHRLGARHQETNLWQPPGNGKKVNDMLFVWENDHPLLPHNITTKA is encoded by the coding sequence ATGCAATACAGAATAGCGAATATGGACGATTTAGAAGGCATTGCTCAGCTGCATGCTGAAAGTTGGCGTAATTCCTATCGCGGTATTTTTCCAGATGATTTTCTTGATCATGATGTCTGGGATGAACGACATAACGCTTGGGCTAGTCGCTTGTCTTCACCTAAAAAAAATCAACACATCATCGTCGCGACAGACAATGATGAAATATACGGATTTATCTGCGCCTTTGGCCATGAAAGTACCCAGTGGGGAACCTTTATAGACAACTTGCATGTTTCAAATGCTGCTCAGGGCAAAGGTATTGGCAAGCAGTTACTCTATTTGATTGCAGAATGGGTGGATAACGCCTTCGAACACAAAGGCTTATATCTTGAAGTACTGGAAGACAATGTAGGCGCCCAACACTTTTATCATCGTCTTGGCGCAAGACATCAAGAAACTAATCTATGGCAACCGCCTGGTAATGGCAAAAAGGTAAATGACATGCTTTTTGTGTGGGAAAATGACCATCCTTTACTGCCTCACAATATTACGACGAAGGCATAA
- a CDS encoding OsmC domain/YcaO domain-containing protein, whose product MEIKVNFLDNLRLEAKFDDFTVTTDQPIRYKGDGSAPSPFDYFLASSALCAAYFVKVYCKARDIPTDNIRLSQNNIVDPEDRYNQIFQIQVELPDDISDKDRQGILRSIDRCTVKKVVQTGPEFKIETVDNLDADANAMLMGQSDGTSNTFILGKDLPVEQTIANMTGMLADLGMKIEISSWRNIVPNVWSLHIRDAASPMCFTNGKGASKESALCSALGEFIERLNNNFFYNDQFFGTDIANSEFVHYPNEKWFTLTKNDALPTGILDDYCLDIYNPDDELFGSHLIDTNSGNKDRGICAIPYTRKSDGETVYFPSNLIENLFLSNGMSAGNNLQEAHVQCLSEIFERAVKRQIIEDEIVLPDVPLQVLEKYPSILAGINGLEEQGFPIVVKDASLGGQFPVMCVTLMNPKTGGVFASFGAHPSLEVALERSLTELLQGRSFEGLNDVPKPTFSSMAVSEPENAVEHFIDSTGVISWRFFSSKHDYDFCEWDFSGTNEEEASSLFGILEDLGKEVYIAEFTDLGASACRILVPDYSEIYPVEDLVWDNTNKALDYREDILNLHSLSAKQLANLVTRLEESQLDNYTDIPTLIGIVFDDNTVWGQLTIMELKILIYLALGAHEDAMELVGEFLQFNDNTVKRGLFYQAMNAVLEVTLDEELVLDDFIHNFNRMFGKDVMENVVGSINGDVRFYGLTKTSMQLEGIEPHLRLIESYKKLHQARKANAAK is encoded by the coding sequence ATGGAAATTAAAGTTAATTTTCTCGACAATCTGAGACTTGAAGCCAAGTTTGATGATTTTACCGTTACCACCGATCAGCCTATCCGCTACAAAGGCGATGGATCAGCTCCAAGTCCGTTTGATTATTTCTTAGCGTCGTCGGCGTTGTGTGCGGCGTATTTTGTGAAGGTGTATTGCAAAGCCCGAGATATTCCAACAGATAATATTCGCCTGTCGCAGAATAATATTGTCGATCCAGAAGATCGCTACAATCAGATTTTCCAAATCCAAGTCGAACTACCAGACGATATTTCAGATAAAGATCGCCAAGGTATCTTGCGCTCTATTGACCGTTGTACTGTGAAAAAAGTGGTGCAAACTGGGCCAGAATTTAAGATTGAAACCGTTGATAATCTAGACGCAGACGCCAATGCCATGTTGATGGGCCAGTCCGATGGCACATCAAACACCTTTATTCTCGGTAAAGATCTACCAGTAGAACAGACCATTGCCAATATGACGGGTATGTTAGCCGATCTTGGCATGAAGATTGAGATCTCATCTTGGCGCAATATCGTACCCAACGTTTGGTCTCTGCACATTCGTGACGCCGCATCGCCGATGTGTTTTACCAACGGTAAAGGTGCGTCCAAAGAGAGTGCCCTGTGTTCTGCACTCGGTGAATTTATTGAACGTTTAAATAACAATTTTTTCTACAATGATCAATTTTTTGGCACGGATATCGCCAACAGCGAATTTGTGCATTACCCGAATGAGAAGTGGTTTACACTAACCAAAAACGATGCCTTACCAACAGGCATATTGGATGACTATTGCTTAGACATTTACAACCCAGACGATGAGTTATTTGGTTCGCACTTGATTGATACCAACTCCGGCAATAAAGATCGCGGCATTTGTGCGATTCCTTATACGCGAAAATCCGATGGCGAAACCGTGTACTTTCCATCAAATCTCATCGAAAACCTCTTTTTAAGTAATGGCATGAGCGCGGGGAACAACCTCCAAGAAGCGCATGTACAATGCCTGTCGGAAATTTTCGAGCGTGCTGTTAAACGCCAAATCATCGAAGATGAAATTGTATTACCCGATGTCCCCCTGCAGGTGCTTGAAAAGTACCCAAGTATTCTCGCTGGCATTAACGGTTTAGAAGAACAAGGCTTTCCAATAGTAGTAAAAGACGCGTCACTCGGCGGCCAATTCCCAGTCATGTGTGTCACCTTGATGAACCCGAAAACAGGCGGCGTATTTGCCTCTTTTGGCGCACACCCGAGCCTTGAAGTGGCACTAGAGCGCAGCTTAACCGAACTGCTGCAAGGCCGCAGCTTCGAAGGCCTAAACGACGTACCAAAACCAACTTTTAGTAGCATGGCGGTAAGCGAACCAGAAAACGCTGTTGAGCACTTTATCGATTCAACAGGGGTCATTTCATGGCGCTTCTTTAGCAGCAAGCACGACTATGATTTCTGCGAATGGGATTTTTCCGGCACCAATGAAGAAGAAGCCAGCAGTTTGTTTGGTATCTTAGAAGACTTAGGTAAAGAAGTGTACATTGCCGAATTTACCGATTTAGGCGCATCAGCCTGCCGTATACTTGTACCCGATTATTCTGAGATTTACCCCGTTGAAGACTTGGTGTGGGACAACACCAACAAAGCGTTGGATTATCGTGAAGATATTCTCAACCTACATTCTTTAAGCGCTAAGCAACTTGCCAACTTAGTGACTCGCTTAGAAGAAAGCCAACTTGATAACTACACCGATATCCCTACCTTGATCGGCATTGTATTTGATGACAATACCGTGTGGGGGCAGTTAACGATTATGGAATTGAAAATTCTGATCTATTTGGCACTCGGTGCGCACGAAGACGCCATGGAGTTAGTCGGTGAGTTTTTGCAGTTTAACGACAACACGGTAAAGCGCGGCCTCTTCTATCAAGCTATGAACGCGGTGCTAGAAGTGACCCTAGACGAAGAATTAGTGCTTGACGATTTCATCCACAACTTCAACCGTATGTTTGGTAAAGACGTGATGGAGAATGTCGTGGGGTCAATCAACGGTGATGTGCGCTTTTATGGACTAACGAAGACCAGCATGCAACTTGAAGGCATCGAACCGCATTTACGATTGATTGAAAGCTACAAAAAACTGCATCAAGCACGTAAAGCAAACGCCGCGAAATAA